A window of Equus przewalskii isolate Varuska chromosome 16, EquPr2, whole genome shotgun sequence contains these coding sequences:
- the GPR180 gene encoding integral membrane protein GPR180 isoform X1 — protein sequence MGGLRLLAVALTCCWWPPGSEGKTVRGTFSSAAARDAQGQSIGHFEFHGDHALLCVRINNIAVAVEKEAKLYLFQAQEWLKLWESSRGYSCSERLSKAQLTMTMNQTEHNLTLSQIPYPQTWHVFYADKYTCQDDNENSQVEDILFEMMLLNPDAEGNPFDHFSAGESGLHEFFFLLVLVYFVIACIYAQSLWQAIKKGGPMHMILKVLTTALLLQAGSALANYIHFSSYSKDGIGVPFMGSLAEFFDIASQIQMLYLLLSLCMGWTIVRMKKSQSRPLQWDSTPASTGIAVFIVITQSILLLWEQFEDASPHSYHSHHNLAGVLLIILRICLALSLGCGLYQIVTAERSTLKREFYITFAKGCILWFLCHPVLVCISVIFSEYQRDKVITIGVILCQSISMVILYRLFLSHSLYWEVSSLSSVTLPLTISSGHKSRPHF from the exons ATGGGAGGGCTGCGGCTGCTGGCGGTGGCTCTCACCTGCTGCTGGTGGCCGCCGGGCAGCGAGGGTAAGACCGTGCGGGGCACTTTCAGCAGCGCCGCGGCCCGAGACGCTCAGGGCCAGAGCATCGGCCACTTCGAGTTCCACG GTGACCATGCTCTCCTGTGTGTCAGAATCAACAACATAGCAGTAGCTGTTGAGAAAGAAGCTAAACTCTACCTGTTCCAAGCCCAGGAATGGCTAAAGCTGTGGGAAAGCAGTCGTGGTTATAGCTGTAGTGAAAGATTATCCAAAGCTCAGTTGACAA tgACCATGAATCAGACTGAACATAATCTGACGTTGTCCCAGATTCCGTATCCACAAACGTGGCACGTGTTTTATGCAGACAAGTATACGTGCCAAGATGACAATGAGAATTCTCAGGTGGAAGATATCCTATTTGAAATGATGTTACTAAATCCGGATGCCGAAGGGAATCCATTTGATCATTTTAGTGCTGGAGAATCTg GGTTACATGAGTTCTTTTTCCTCCTAGTCCTAGTGTACTTTGTGATTGCTTGCATTTATGCTCAATCATTGTGGCAGGCTATTAAGAAAGGAGGACCCATGCacatgattttaaaagttctgaCAACTGCATTGCTGTTACAAGCTGGTTCAGCTTTAGCTAATTACATTCATTTCTCCAG TTACTCCAAAGATGGAATAGGGGTACCTTTTATGGGAAGTTTGGCCGAAT TTTTTGACATCGCTTCCCAAATTCAAATGTTATACCTGCTTCTGAGTCTATGCATGGGTTGGACAATAGTCAGAATGAAGAAGTCTCAAAGCAGACCTCTCCAATGGGATTCTACTCCTGCATCCACTGGCATTGCTGTGTTCATTGTCATCACACAG AGTATTTTGCTACTTTGGGAACAGTTTGAAGATGCCAGTCCTCACAGCTACCATTCGCACCACAACTTAGCCGGGGTCCTCCTGATCATTTTAAGAATCTGCCTGGCATTGTCATTAGGCTGCGGACTCTACCAGATCGTCACGGCGGAACGAAGTACTCTGAAAAGGGAGTTCTACATCACGTTTGCCAAG ggCTGTATCTTGTGGTTTCTATGCCATCCAGTTCTTGTatgcatttctgtcatttttagtGAATACCAAAGAGATAAG gttaTTACAATAGGTGTCATCCTTTGCCAGTCTATTTCCATGGTTATTCTCTACAGACTCTTTCTATCCCACAGTCTATACTGGGAAGTTTCTTCGCTTTCCTCTGTAACACTACCACTGACCATATCATCTGGACACAAAAGTCGGCCTCACTTCTGA
- the GPR180 gene encoding integral membrane protein GPR180 isoform X2 produces the protein MGGLRLLAVALTCCWWPPGSEGKTVRGTFSSAAARDAQGQSIGHFEFHGDHALLCVRINNIAVAVEKEAKLYLFQAQEWLKLWESSRGYSCSERLSKAQLTMTMNQTEHNLTLSQIPYPQTWHVFYADKYTCQDDNENSQVEDILFEMMLLNPDAEGNPFDHFSAGESGLHEFFFLLVLVYFVIACIYAQSLWQAIKKGGPMHMILKVLTTALLLQAGSALANYIHFSSYSKDGIGVPFMGSLAEFFDIASQIQMLYLLLSLCMGWTIVRMKKSQSRPLQWDSTPASTGIAVFIVITQSILLLWEQFEDASPHSYHSHHNLAGVLLIILRICLALSLGCGLYQIVTAERSTLKREFYITFAKIESSYPFILTTQHSVLISCSVSAPSSLAVRAVHGHCGSGAQCLLYSCCAACRSCSPGNPSGF, from the exons ATGGGAGGGCTGCGGCTGCTGGCGGTGGCTCTCACCTGCTGCTGGTGGCCGCCGGGCAGCGAGGGTAAGACCGTGCGGGGCACTTTCAGCAGCGCCGCGGCCCGAGACGCTCAGGGCCAGAGCATCGGCCACTTCGAGTTCCACG GTGACCATGCTCTCCTGTGTGTCAGAATCAACAACATAGCAGTAGCTGTTGAGAAAGAAGCTAAACTCTACCTGTTCCAAGCCCAGGAATGGCTAAAGCTGTGGGAAAGCAGTCGTGGTTATAGCTGTAGTGAAAGATTATCCAAAGCTCAGTTGACAA tgACCATGAATCAGACTGAACATAATCTGACGTTGTCCCAGATTCCGTATCCACAAACGTGGCACGTGTTTTATGCAGACAAGTATACGTGCCAAGATGACAATGAGAATTCTCAGGTGGAAGATATCCTATTTGAAATGATGTTACTAAATCCGGATGCCGAAGGGAATCCATTTGATCATTTTAGTGCTGGAGAATCTg GGTTACATGAGTTCTTTTTCCTCCTAGTCCTAGTGTACTTTGTGATTGCTTGCATTTATGCTCAATCATTGTGGCAGGCTATTAAGAAAGGAGGACCCATGCacatgattttaaaagttctgaCAACTGCATTGCTGTTACAAGCTGGTTCAGCTTTAGCTAATTACATTCATTTCTCCAG TTACTCCAAAGATGGAATAGGGGTACCTTTTATGGGAAGTTTGGCCGAAT TTTTTGACATCGCTTCCCAAATTCAAATGTTATACCTGCTTCTGAGTCTATGCATGGGTTGGACAATAGTCAGAATGAAGAAGTCTCAAAGCAGACCTCTCCAATGGGATTCTACTCCTGCATCCACTGGCATTGCTGTGTTCATTGTCATCACACAG AGTATTTTGCTACTTTGGGAACAGTTTGAAGATGCCAGTCCTCACAGCTACCATTCGCACCACAACTTAGCCGGGGTCCTCCTGATCATTTTAAGAATCTGCCTGGCATTGTCATTAGGCTGCGGACTCTACCAGATCGTCACGGCGGAACGAAGTACTCTGAAAAGGGAGTTCTACATCACGTTTGCCAAG ATTGAGAGTTCATACCCCTTCATCTTGACAACTCAACACAGTGTTCTGATAAGCTGTTCAGTCAGCGCCCCCTCGTCCCTGGCTGTCCGAGCGGTCCACGGCCACTGTGGAAGCGGGGCCCAATGCCTCCTTTACTCCTGCTGTGCAGCTTGTCGGAGCTGCAGCCCTGGGAACCCCTCAGGCTTCTGA